The segment CGTCAAGATCTGCTGGACGACCCGGATTACCTGGGCGTCCACCACCGGCGGCTCACTGGAGACGAGTACCTGGCGTTTGTGGACCGCTTTGTCGAGGCCACCCGCAAGCGCTACCCCAAAGCGATCATTCAGTGGGAAGACTTCTCGCGTGACGCGGCCTTCACCGTGCTGGAGCGGTACCGCAAGGTGGTGCCGAGCTTCAACGATGACATCCAGGGTACCGGCGCGGTGGTGCTGGCCGGAGTGCTGAATGCCTGCCGCCTCAAAGGTGAGCGGCTGCAAGATCAGCGCATCGTGCTGCACGGCGCGGGTGCGGGCGGCATCGGCGTGACCGACGCGCTGCGCCGGGGACTGATGCAAGACGGCCTGAGTGACGAACAGGCCCGCGCCCGCCTGTTCGTGCTCGACCAGACGGGCCTGCTGCTGACTGACCGCGAGCTGGACGGCTACAAGCGCACCTACGCCCATGACCCGGCCCGCCTGGGCTTTTCCTATGAAGGCCGCGCCCCGGGTCTGCTGGACACGGTGCAGGGCGTGAAAGCGACAGTGTTGGTGGGCCTCTCCGGCGTGGCGGGCGCGTTCAGTGAGGAGGTGGTCAAGGCCGTTCACGCCCACGCGGCGCAGCCGATTGTCTTTCCCCTCTCCAATCCCACCGCCCACTGCGAGGCGCTCCCCGAAGATGTGCTGCGCTGGACAGGAGGCGCGGCCCTGGTGTCGACCGGCAGTCCCTTTGCTCCGGTGGAACTGAACGGCAAAACGTATCCCATCGGACAGGGCAACAACGCGTTTATCTTCCCTGGACTGGGCTTTGGAGCCATTTTGGCGGGGGCCAGCGAAATCACCGATGAAATGGTGCTGGCAGGTGCCTATGCGCTGAGCGACTACACCGCTCGCCAGCACCCTGAGCGCCTGTATCCGCCCGTCGCCGAGCTGCCTGAGGCCAGCGTGGAAGTGGCCGTCCGCGTCATTCAGCAGACGCTGCGGGACGGCGTGGCCCAAGAACAAGGCCTGAGCGAACTGGACGAAGCGGCCCTCACCGAGCTGGTGCGGGCAAAGTTCTGGGCGCCGACGTACCTGCCGTTCCGCGCGCCCCAGAGGGATCAAGCGTGACTGCTGGCAAGATGCTCGCCGAGGGGATCGGCACCTTTGCCCTGGTGTTTGTGGGCATGCTGGCGATCGTCAACGGCGTGGGCCTGCTGGGGGTGGCCTTTGCCCACGGCCTGGCGATTGCGGTCATGGCGACGGCCCTGGGTACCGTCAGTGGTGGGCAATTCAATCCCGCTGTCAGCTTGGGGCTGAGTCTGGTCGGCAAACAGAGTTGGGCCGATACGCTGCGCTTTGCGGCCGCGCAACTGATCGGCGGCGCGCTGGGGGCCTTCGCCGTGCTGGGGCTGACCAGCCGATCGGCTCTCAACCGGGCGGGCTTCGGCCAACCCAATCCCGCGGAGGGCGTCCCGGCCCTGAGTGCCCTGGGCATGGAAGCGGTGCTCACATTCTTTCTGGTGCTGGTCGTGCTCAAGGTCGCGGTTCGGCAGGGACACGCGCTGGGTGGGCTCATCGTGGGGCTCACCATCGTGGCGGACATCCTGGCCGGCGGCCCCGTGTCCGGCGCGGCGATGAACCCCGCCCGGGTCTTTGGCCCAGCGGTGGTCTCCGGCGACTGGACGTTTCAGTGGGTCTACTGGGCGGGGCCGCTGCTCGGTGCAGCCCTGGCCGCGGGAACGGCCCGCGCTTTGTGGCGCTTGCCCACGCAGATTGCCGCCTCCGAAGTCCGGCCCTCCTGAACGTCGCTGATCCCAGTGTCACTGCGTGAGGTGGGCGATCCGTACGGATCGCCCACCTGCCTGTCCTTAACTGAATGTGAATGTGGGGCACCCCATTGGATTCAGGGCTTGAACAGCTTCACCATCGCGGTGTACCCGCGCTTCTGGGCATGCTGCAGGGCGGTCATCCCGTCCCGATCCGCGATGGTGGGGTTGGCCCCCGCGCCAAGCAGCAGGCGCACGATTTCTGTATGGCGCAGCCCCCCATCGCCAAGAATGACGGCCTCTAGCAGGGCCGTCCAACCCAGGTTGTTGACGTGATTAACGTTGATGTCCGTCTTTAGGATTTCCCGCACGTACTCGGTGTGCCCCCGGTCTGCCGCCGGGATCAGGGCGGTACCGCCAAAGCGGTTGGTGCGCGTCAGATCCGGGTGGGCACGCAGCACCTCTCGCAGCATGGCCACGCTCCCCGTTTCCCCCGTCACCAGCAGCGCGTTGTTGTTGGCCTGGTCTTGGGGGTCTGGGTCGGCCCCAGCACTGATCAGCACCCTCGCCGCCTCCACATGATCGCCCAGCGCTGCGGCGG is part of the Deinococcus sp. QL22 genome and harbors:
- a CDS encoding NAD-dependent malic enzyme → MPVTTHYDVRRDEQGHRYLEPFVKGFDLTRIPLLNKGTAFTHEERAALGLDGLIAPQVDALETLVDRLYRDYVKVQAPLDKHVFLRNLQDRNEVLFYALLAAHVEEMLPVVYTPTVGLAVQQFSQIYRVPRGLMLSTDNIGRAEQALENVPLNDVRIIVATDSSAILGIGDQGFGGMGISIGKLSLYVVAGGVGPDKTLPVELDVGTGRQDLLDDPDYLGVHHRRLTGDEYLAFVDRFVEATRKRYPKAIIQWEDFSRDAAFTVLERYRKVVPSFNDDIQGTGAVVLAGVLNACRLKGERLQDQRIVLHGAGAGGIGVTDALRRGLMQDGLSDEQARARLFVLDQTGLLLTDRELDGYKRTYAHDPARLGFSYEGRAPGLLDTVQGVKATVLVGLSGVAGAFSEEVVKAVHAHAAQPIVFPLSNPTAHCEALPEDVLRWTGGAALVSTGSPFAPVELNGKTYPIGQGNNAFIFPGLGFGAILAGASEITDEMVLAGAYALSDYTARQHPERLYPPVAELPEASVEVAVRVIQQTLRDGVAQEQGLSELDEAALTELVRAKFWAPTYLPFRAPQRDQA
- a CDS encoding MIP/aquaporin family protein, yielding MTAGKMLAEGIGTFALVFVGMLAIVNGVGLLGVAFAHGLAIAVMATALGTVSGGQFNPAVSLGLSLVGKQSWADTLRFAAAQLIGGALGAFAVLGLTSRSALNRAGFGQPNPAEGVPALSALGMEAVLTFFLVLVVLKVAVRQGHALGGLIVGLTIVADILAGGPVSGAAMNPARVFGPAVVSGDWTFQWVYWAGPLLGAALAAGTARALWRLPTQIAASEVRPS
- a CDS encoding ankyrin repeat domain-containing protein, whose protein sequence is MPQANRLVLNTQLVQAAGRGDAAAVRLLLARGASADAGREDGRTALTAAALGDHVEAARVLISAGADPDPQDQANNNALLVTGETGSVAMLREVLRAHPDLTRTNRFGGTALIPAADRGHTEYVREILKTDINVNHVNNLGWTALLEAVILGDGGLRHTEIVRLLLGAGANPTIADRDGMTALQHAQKRGYTAMVKLFKP